CCGCGAGATGATCCTGGCCGCGGTGCCGGAGATCGCGAGCCGGCGGATCCATATGTGCGGCCCGCCGGCGATGATGGGCGCGATGCGCGGCGTGCTGGCGGAACTCGGCGTCCCCGAAGCGCAGCTGCACACCGAGGCGTTCGGTCCGGCCTCGCTGCCGGCCGACCACGAGGATCTCGAGGTCAAGCCCGCGCCCGCGCCAGCAGCTAAGCCGGCCCCGAGCGCCGAGGTGGCACCGAGCACGGTGACCTTCTCCGTGTCGGGGGTGTCGGCGGCTTTGCCCGCGGACGAGACCGTGCTCGAGGCGGCCGAGGGCGCGGGCGTCGAGATCCCCTATGCCTGCCGTGCGGGCACATGCGGCGCCTGCGTCGTCAAGCTGCTGCAGGGCGAGGTGACGATGGAGGTCGAGTCCGGCCTCGCGCCCGCCGACAAGGCGCAGGGCTATGTGCTCGCGTGCCAGGCGAAGGGCACGGGCACGCCGCTCGTGGTCGAAGCCTGATGCGCGAACGCAGCGACATCGCCGTCGGCCTGCTGGTCGCGTTCCTGCTGCTGTTCCCGTTCGGCTACCTCGTGCATGTGTCACCGCGCTTTCCGGGCAGCCTGGCCGGCGGGATCATCGGGATCGCAGCGCTCGTGCTGATGCTGCTGACGCTTCCCTATGTCGCGGCCAAGCATATCGCCTGGGTCGACAAGGCGCTCTCCCGGCTCGTCAGCAAGCCGACCCTGCTCGCCATCCACATCTATGCCGGCGTGCTGGCGCCGATCCTGGGTCTGGTCCACGCCGCGCACAAGCTCGAAAGCCCGGTCGGACTGCTTCTGACCATCCTTCTGCTGATGACGGTCATCACCGGCTTCATCGGCCGCTACCTGCTTGCCCAGCTTGGTCGGGCGCTGCGCGGACGCAGGTCGGAACTGGCTTCGCTTCGCGCCGCCTTCCTCGAGGAGCCGGCCGCGCCGACGCAGGCCGATACCGCAGCCGCGCCGCTGTCGGGCTGGAGGCGCTATCTGTTCGTCGCCGGGGATGCGCCCGCGGGCCAGCACCCCCAGGACAAGGCGGGGATCGCCGCGGCGCTGGCCGATACCGAATTCGCGATCCGCGCCGAAGAGGCGACCAACACCCTGTTCGCGCGATGGCGGTTCCTGCACATCCTGCTGGGCTGTCTCATCTTCGCGCTGCTCGCGCTCCACGTCGGCGCGGCGATCTATTACGGGCTGCGCTGGCTATGAGCTGGCAGCGTCTTTCCTACGCCGTCTTCATCGCGGCCCTGCTGGTGATGGTCGCCGCGGTCGCGATCCGGATGCGATCGGACGCGCCGAGGGATGCCGGCCTGGTGGCGCAGCTCGTAGCGCCCGGCCCGCTCTCGAGCGCCCACCAGTCCTTCGCCGGCCAATGCACGGCCTGCCACACGCCGGGCAAGGGCGTCGAAACCCGGACCTGTCTCACCTGCCATGCGGGCACGGATTTCGGGACGAAGCAGTCGACGCAGTTCCACGCGAAAGCGACGCAGTGCACCTCCTGCCACGTCGAACATGAGGGAGAGCGCGGCATCATCCGCATGGATCACGCCGCCTTGCTCGACATGGCAAAGTGGCGGCAGCCTTTGGCGGGCATGTCGACAAACACTCGAAGCCTGACCCCCGAGACCGCGCTCAATTGCGCGAGCTGCCATGCGTTCCGCGATCCGCACCAGGGCCTGTTCGGCACCGACTGCGCGAGCTGTCACAAGACCGACAGCTGGAAGATCGCCAATTACCGCCATCCATCGGTCAATTCGACGCAGTGCGCCGAGTGCCACAAGGCGCCGCCCAGTCACTTCATGGAGCATTTCAGCATGGTCTCGCAGCGCGCAGCCGGGTCGAAGGCGCGCGTCGACCAATGCTATGCCTGTCACGCTACCGACAGCTTCAACAATATCCGCAAGCGAGGCTGGTATGATCACCATTGAGGCCGACTGGCTGAGCGCCTTCTTCCGGCTCGCGGTGATCGGCCTGGAACTGGCGGGCACGCTGACCATCCTGGTCGGCGCGGGGCTCGCAACCTTTCTGTTTGCGCGGCGGGCGAGGGCGGGCGACCGAACCGAGGCCTATAGCGCGTTCCGATCGGCACTCGGCCGCAGCATCCTGCTCGGCCTGGAATTTCTGGTCGCCGGCGACATCGTCAAGTCGCTGGTGATCAACCCGACGCTCGACGATCTCATCGTGCTGGCCGGGCTTGTGCTGGTGCGGACCTTCCTGAGCATCTCGCTCGGGGTCGAGATCAACGGCCACTGGCCCTGGGAGGAAACGCGGATGGCGCGGGAGAAGGCGCGTGCGGCGTCGGATGGGTCGCCGGCTACGGCTGAGGCCGCCGGATGCGGCACAGCGCTCAAGCGATAGCAGATGGAAGGCGCATCATGATCGAGAGACGCGAATTGCTGATGGCGGGCGCCGGCCTTGCCGCCGCCGGAACGCTGGCTGCGCCGGCGGCGGCGCAGCAGCATCGAATGGAAGGGATGGCGATGTCGATGACGGACTGCATCGACGATTGCGTGGCGTCTCACCGCATGTGCCTGGAAACCGCCGCCTGGCTGACGAAGCAAGGCGGCGCGTCAGCCACGGCGTCGCTGATCGCCATGCTGAACGACTGTGCGGAACTGTGCCAGGCGACCGCCAACTCGATGCTGCGCGAATCCCCGCTCCATACCATCCTGTGTCGCGCCTGCGCTGACGCCTGCGAACGATGTGCGCGGGAATGCCTGAGCCACGTCGTGGACGAGCGGATGAAGCGTTGCTCGGCTACCTGCAAGGACTGCGCCGCCAGCTGTCGGATGATGGCGGACATGGCGAGCTGAGTTTCCTCGAACGCGCCCAGGCGTAGTGAGGTCAAGCAGCTCCAGCACCATTGAAGCGATCCGTCGGCTCTACAATGTGGGACCGCTGCGAAGCTGGGTCGTATGGGTGCGAAAGCGGGACTGGTTAAGGATCGGCGGTAGCGCTTCTAGACCAGCCAGGCAGCGATCGCGCCAACCACCGACTTGGTTTCGGCAACGTCGCGGACTCGCACGGTATCCAGCCCGAGATGCTTGGCCGGATAATCATTTCCGCCCGGGAAGATCGCGTCACCGAAGAAGATCATCTCGTCGAGTGCGACGCCGGTCTGCTCGGAAAGGCGCTTAAGGCCATAGGCCTTGTCTATCCCTTCGCGGGTGATGTCGATCGATGTCGCCCCGCCGATATTGATGGCAAAGCCTGGCAGCAACGGCTGGAGCAGGGCCTGCAATTTCTTGCGCTTGGCGTGATCGGGATCCCACGTGTCCTTGGCCTCGAGCGGCGCCTGCTGACCGAGCGCGGAGAATGTGATCTGGCTGCCGCGATCCTCGATCTGCTCGCCCCAGATGTTCTCGTTTGCATAGCCCGCCTGCTCGACCGCCTTGGTCAGTGCTTCGCGGATGCGCTGGCTTTCGTCGCCGGTGAACAGATCGGCATAGATACGCGTCCATTGGCCGTCGGCGTGACGATATAGCTTGGTGCCCGTGGTCGGCTGGATGATAAAATTGTCGAGCCGCGCACGGGCGGGCATGCGCGACACCACCTGTTTCTCGAATTGCGGCCAGTCGCCTCCGGAGATGATCGCTACCATCGTCACGTCGAGCAGGCGGGTAAGCAGATCCGCCATTTCATCGTCGAGCGGCTGCTTGTTGAGCGCGAGCGTTCCATCGAGGTCGAAAGCGGCCAGTCGCTTCATGATGATCCTCCCACAAGCGGCAGCAGAAATGCGTCGATGGCATCGGCGATGCCATCTTTGTCGTCGCTGGTTGAAATGTAGTGCGCTGCGCTACGGATCTCCTCAGGCGCCTTGCCCATGGCGATCGATAGGCCGGTGCGCACGAGCAAAGGGCAGGTCATTGGGCATGTGGCCGAGCGCCCGCGCCAGGGCATCGACGCCAGCTCGCTTGTTGGCATAGGGGTTGGTGACGTCCAGATAGTAGGTCCGCGACCGGGCAATCGTCGCCGACGCCAGGCTCTTGTCCTTGCGAACCAAAGTCCGTCGATGTCGGAGATGACGAGGCCCAGCATCATTGGCCGATCCTGTGCCAGAAGCGGCCATCGCGTTCGAGTAGGGCATCTGCGCCGGCCGGGCCGGCGCTGCCTGGTGCATAGGATTCAAGCCTGCCCTTGTCCTTGACCCAGTCATCGAGGATCGGCTGGACCGCGGCCCAGCCCGCCTCGATCTGCTCAGCGCGCTGGAACAATGTCTGGTCGCCGGTCATCATGTCATAGAGCAAGGTTTCGTAGCCGGTCCGGCCCGACAGCTTGAAGTGGTCGGCATAAGTGAAATCGAGCGTTGTCCCTGCGGTCTTGATCACTGGACCCGGTTTCTTGACCAGCATGTCTAAGACGATGCTTTCGTCCGGCTGCAGCTGGAAGATCAGGCGATTGGCTGGCAGGCGGTCGATCGGACAATCGCGGAATAAAGCGTAGGGCACTGCCTTGAACGTGACGACGATCTCCGTATCGCGCGCTGCCAGCGCCTTGCCGGTGCGCAGGTAGAAGGGCACGCCGGCCCAGCGCCAGGTGTCGACTTCCAGCTTCAGTGCGACATAGGTCTCGGTCCTGCTGTCGGTAGCGACATCCGGGACCTTACGATAGGCCGGCACGTTGCGGCTACCGACACGGCCCTTGCCATATTGGCCGCGCACTGCGCAGACTGCGGTGGGCTTGCGGATCGCGCGCAACACCTTGGCCTTTTCGTCGCGGATCGCGTCGGCATCGAAGCTGTTGGGCGGCTCCATCGCGATCATCGCCAGCAGCTGGAACAGATGGTTGGGGACCATGTCGCGGAGCGCGCCGGTTGCATCGTAGAAAGATCCGCGCGATCCGACCTCGACCGTCTCGGCGGCGGTGATCTGGACATGATCGATATAGCGATTGTTCCACACCGCTTCGAACCATTGGTTGGCGAAGCGCGCGACCAGGATGTTCTGGACAGTTTCCTTTCCCAGGAAGTGGTCGAGCCGGTAGATCTGGCTTTCCGGGAGCAAGGCGAGGATTCGGGCGTCAAGCGCCTTGGCCGAGGCGAGGTCGTGGCCGAACGGCTTTTCGATCGCGACGCGGCGGAACCGACTGCCCGCTTCCGCCATCAGGCCTTTGGCGGCAAGCTTTTCGACGATGGCGCCGAAGAATTGCGCTGGCGTGGCGAGGTAGAAGACCGCGCTTCGGTCGCCCAACGCCTTGGCGACATCGTCGAACACCCGGTCTGCGGTGAAATCGCCCTGGAGGTAGGCGATGCGCTTGCGCAGATCACGCCAGCAATCGCACTCGGTCGCGAACTTATCGAGGCTGGCGCGCAACATCTCGTCATCGCCATCGCTGCGGCCGATGCCGAGGATGGTGAAGTCCTTTCCCAGCAATCCGTCGGTGCACAGATTGGTGACGGCGGGGACCAGCAGGCGGCGGGTCAGGTCCCCGGTCGCGCCGAAAATGACCAGAGTGGCGGGTGGGGCCTTCTTCATGGGAGCCTACTGCGGCATTTCGGTATGGCCGCCGAAGCCGAAGCGCATCGCCGACAGCACCTGGTCGCCGAACGTATGTTCGACGCGGCTGCGATAGCGCGCGAACAAGGCGGCCGAGAGGACGTAGGCGGGCACCGCTTCCTCCATCGCCGCCTCAATCGTCCAATGGCCTTCGCCCGAATCCGCCACGGTGCCGGTAAACTGGGCGAGCATCTGATCCTTGGCGAGCGCCGACGCGGTCAGGTCGAGCAGCCAGGAGGAGATGACCGATCCGCGGCGCCACACTTCGGCAATGTCGGTGAGGTTGAGATCGAAGCGCTCATCCTCAGGAAGCTTGTCGGATTTCTTCGACTTCAGGATGTCGAAGCCCTCGGCATAGGCCTGCATCAGACCATATTCGATGCCGTTATGGACCATCTTGACGAAGTGGCCGGCGCCAGGCGGGCCGGCATGGATGTAGCCTAGCTCGGCGCGCGCATCCTCGCCTTCCTGCTCCATCCGATTGGGCGTGGGGGGGATCGTCCCTCGGCCCGGTGCCATCGTCTTGAAGATCGGATCGAGGTAGTCGACCACCTCCGTCTCGCCGCCGATCATCATGCAATAGCCGCGTTCGAGTCCCCAGACGCCGCCCGACGTGCCGATGTCGACATAGGCGACTTGCTTCGCCACGCAGAGCTTCGCGCGGCGGATATCGTCCCTGTAGAAGCTGTTGCCGCCGTCGATGATGATGTCGCCGGGCAGGGACTTTTCGAGCAGGGCGGTGATCGTATCCTCGGTCGGAGGACCCGCCGGGAGCATCACCCAGAAGATGGCGCGCTCGGCGAGCTTGCCGCGCAGATCGTCGAGCCCGGTCGCGCCGACCGCGCCTTCCTTGACCAGATCGTCGATCAGATCCTGGTTGCGATCGAAGACGACCGCTTCATGTCCGCCGCGCACCAGGCGACGGACGATATTGCCGCCCATGCGCCCCAGTCCGATCATTGCGATACGCATCTATGCTGATCCCCTTCAATTCTGTAGCGAACGCGCCACCAATGTTTCGAGAATATTGAGATCCCCTGTGTTGAGATGAATGCGCAAGGTGCGCTGCCCGCGCGCGGCGAGCACGTCGAGATCGCCGCGCGCCTGCGCAAGCTGGACGATGCCAAAGCTCGCTTTCCACCCCGGAACGGCGAGATCCGGATCGGGCGTCCGCGTGATCTCGATGAACACCCCGCTCTTCGGCCCGCCTTTATAGGCCTGGCCGGTCGAATGGAGGAAACGCGGGCCGAAGCCGGCGACGGTCGCGACATGCTTCGCGTGAACTACTTCGCCGCGCATCCGCGCGATCGCCGCCTCATGTTCGGCGTTACGTTCGAGATAAACGAGGAAGCCGACATAGTCGCCGGGCTCGGCGCTGGCGAAATGGTCGCGCAATATCTCGACCGGATTGGTCGCGGCGAAAATGTGGTCGCCCGGTGCGGAGAAGGCCATGGCCGCGTCCTGGTGGAACGGGGTTTCGGGGGCGAGCGCGCCCGATTCCTCATATTTGTCGATCAGCTCGCGCGTCGCGATCTTGGCATCCTCGACATCGGGCTGGTCGAACGGATCGATGCCGATCACCGCACCGGCAAAAGCGGTTGCCACTTCCCAGCGGAAGAATTCCTGGCCGATACGCTCCTTCGACGGCAGCGTGATGCGTATCACCGGCTGGCCCGCTGCGACCAGGAAATGGGCCTGCTCGATGATGTCGGACGCATCGTCGCCGGCGAGCGTCAGCAGGGCGAACACGCGGTCCGCGCCATAATCCTCCACCGGCGCGGACGGCTCCAGGTCGACGGGCACGATTCCCTTGCCATGCTTGCCGGTCGATTCGGCGATGAGCTGTTCGAGCCAGGCGCCGATCGGCTCGAGGCCGGGGCTGGTCAGGATGGTGAGCTTGTCGCGGCCGGAAACCGCCGCCTCGCCCATGATCGCACCGAGGATCAGGCCGGGATTGGCGGTGTCGCCCTTGCACGCTTCGACCAGGGGCTGGGTCGCGGCGAAAAAGGCTTCGACGTCGATCCCCATCATCGCTGCCGGCACCATGCCGAATACCGACAGGACCGAATAACGCCCGCCGATCGCCGGATCGCCGAGGAAGATGGCGTGATAGCCATGCTCCTTGGCCAGCTTCTCGAGCTTCGATCCCGGATCGGTCACCGCGACGAAGCGGTCGCCATCCTTGCCGGACAATTCCCAGAAATACGCCCGGAGCAGTTCGGGCTCCATCGTCGATCCTCATTTCGCTCTATAAGGGCTTGTTGAAGCTTCTTGTCCTCGACTTCCAGGGGCCGTGCCTCGATCATCTCGGGCGTAGGGACGACATGGACGAGCAGGAGTTCCGCTTCCGAGGCCTTCGCAAGACGCACAGCTAGGGGCAGCACGCTCTCAGCCCAGCGAGAGCCGTCAAGCGGCACCACAACCCTTCTGTAGGGCGCTGCCGGAAGCGGGGCCTCTACCGGTACGAGCAGGACCGGGGCTGGCGTCTGCATGAGCACCTTGTGCACGGTTGCCCCCATGCCCGGGCGACCGGCCTCTTGCCTGCCTCGTCTTCCCAGTACGACCATGCCGTCGTCGCACTCTCGGATAAAGCGGCAAATTTCCTCCGCGGTTTGGCCTTCGGTCAGTTCGATGGAGGTTTTGGTTGGAGGTGCGCTGGTCGCGGCGGCGCATCGATCGAGGGCGCGCAGGGCTTCGCGCCGCCGGAGGTTACATTCAATCGGGTCTGGACGAGAGCGCGTCGAGCCCTCGCCGTCAAGTACTTGTAGCAGGGTAATAGGGACGTCGAGCGTTGTCGCGAGCGCACGAGCGTGTGAGTAGATCCACGCATCATGATCGGAGCAATCGATGCAGGCGACAATCCCGGACTGCGGTCGGGGGGACGCCTGCGCCAGAGCTGGAAATGCTGAAGCGGCTGACATCAAATGCTCCTCTTGCCTTGGATCTCCATCGAATTCGTGGCGGCTAGGACAGCGGGAACATCCGGCATCTCGGCCTGGCGTACCCTCCACGACTCGAACCTGCTCTGACCCTATCTGGGGGGAACGACCCGCGAAATTGTGATATATACGAATGGCGATCGGTCGGTTGACCGGGTCGCAAGAGCATCAGAACCGAAAGCCGGTCGCTTGCGACTAGTACATCGGGCGGGCCTATATGCCTCCGCCTCGGTACCCGGCTTGAGCGTCCAAACTAACATGTCGGGATAGAGTGAAGGTCACCGGGCCACCTTTTCCTCGTCCGGAAGCGAACTCGTCGCCCCCGTTACCGCTCATATGGTCGCTCGCTTGCCCTGCGCATGAGCCGATCACCGTCATCCCAA
This portion of the Sphingobium yanoikuyae genome encodes:
- a CDS encoding DUF1622 domain-containing protein, with protein sequence MITIEADWLSAFFRLAVIGLELAGTLTILVGAGLATFLFARRARAGDRTEAYSAFRSALGRSILLGLEFLVAGDIVKSLVINPTLDDLIVLAGLVLVRTFLSISLGVEINGHWPWEETRMAREKARAASDGSPATAEAAGCGTALKR
- a CDS encoding four-helix bundle copper-binding protein, with amino-acid sequence MMIERRELLMAGAGLAAAGTLAAPAAAQQHRMEGMAMSMTDCIDDCVASHRMCLETAAWLTKQGGASATASLIAMLNDCAELCQATANSMLRESPLHTILCRACADACERCARECLSHVVDERMKRCSATCKDCAASCRMMADMAS
- a CDS encoding HAD-IIB family hydrolase, with amino-acid sequence MKRLAAFDLDGTLALNKQPLDDEMADLLTRLLDVTMVAIISGGDWPQFEKQVVSRMPARARLDNFIIQPTTGTKLYRHADGQWTRIYADLFTGDESQRIREALTKAVEQAGYANENIWGEQIEDRGSQITFSALGQQAPLEAKDTWDPDHAKRKKLQALLQPLLPGFAINIGGATSIDITREGIDKAYGLKRLSEQTGVALDEMIFFGDAIFPGGNDYPAKHLGLDTVRVRDVAETKSVVGAIAAWLV
- a CDS encoding HAD hydrolase family protein; the encoded protein is MPWRGRSATCPMTCPLLVRTGLSIAMGKAPEEIRSAAHYISTSDDKDGIADAIDAFLLPLVGGSS
- the zwf gene encoding glucose-6-phosphate dehydrogenase; amino-acid sequence: MKKAPPATLVIFGATGDLTRRLLVPAVTNLCTDGLLGKDFTILGIGRSDGDDEMLRASLDKFATECDCWRDLRKRIAYLQGDFTADRVFDDVAKALGDRSAVFYLATPAQFFGAIVEKLAAKGLMAEAGSRFRRVAIEKPFGHDLASAKALDARILALLPESQIYRLDHFLGKETVQNILVARFANQWFEAVWNNRYIDHVQITAAETVEVGSRGSFYDATGALRDMVPNHLFQLLAMIAMEPPNSFDADAIRDEKAKVLRAIRKPTAVCAVRGQYGKGRVGSRNVPAYRKVPDVATDSRTETYVALKLEVDTWRWAGVPFYLRTGKALAARDTEIVVTFKAVPYALFRDCPIDRLPANRLIFQLQPDESIVLDMLVKKPGPVIKTAGTTLDFTYADHFKLSGRTGYETLLYDMMTGDQTLFQRAEQIEAGWAAVQPILDDWVKDKGRLESYAPGSAGPAGADALLERDGRFWHRIGQ
- the gnd gene encoding phosphogluconate dehydrogenase (NAD(+)-dependent, decarboxylating), with the translated sequence MRIAMIGLGRMGGNIVRRLVRGGHEAVVFDRNQDLIDDLVKEGAVGATGLDDLRGKLAERAIFWVMLPAGPPTEDTITALLEKSLPGDIIIDGGNSFYRDDIRRAKLCVAKQVAYVDIGTSGGVWGLERGYCMMIGGETEVVDYLDPIFKTMAPGRGTIPPTPNRMEQEGEDARAELGYIHAGPPGAGHFVKMVHNGIEYGLMQAYAEGFDILKSKKSDKLPEDERFDLNLTDIAEVWRRGSVISSWLLDLTASALAKDQMLAQFTGTVADSGEGHWTIEAAMEEAVPAYVLSAALFARYRSRVEHTFGDQVLSAMRFGFGGHTEMPQ
- a CDS encoding universal stress protein, with the translated sequence MSAASAFPALAQASPRPQSGIVACIDCSDHDAWIYSHARALATTLDVPITLLQVLDGEGSTRSRPDPIECNLRRREALRALDRCAAATSAPPTKTSIELTEGQTAEEICRFIRECDDGMVVLGRRGRQEAGRPGMGATVHKVLMQTPAPVLLVPVEAPLPAAPYRRVVVPLDGSRWAESVLPLAVRLAKASEAELLLVHVVPTPEMIEARPLEVEDKKLQQALIERNEDRRWSPNCSGRISGNCPARMATASSR